The genomic region GCCTACGAAGCGCGGGTACTCGACGTGATGAGTAAGTTTGGGTGCCAGAGGTTTTCAGCAACCTTGGCAGTGCACGGACGAGCGGTGTTGGCAGGGGAGATATCCAGGTGAAGGGTATGTAAGGTGTTCAGTGCCGGTATCACTGCGATGCTGTTGTCACTGAGGCAAGCTTCTTCGCAGGCTTGCCGAATGAAGACTTCCGGTCCGCCCTCTATCGCGAATTGGTGAGGCGCCGGGTCGTGGGCTCTGGAGCTCGAGCGAGGACGGAATAACCGAGGCCGATTACGGCGCAGCCCTCTACTCTCGCGCAGTGCAGATCGGTCGCCCGGCGGCTGTTCTGAGCGGTAATAGGGTTGCTTCGACGGGTCCCTCGTGAAGATACCAGTAACATCCGTCACTTGGCAGAATGCGTGCGGTCGAGACGTCCTGATAGGGAGCGGCCAAAGCGGCAACCTGCTCGGAGATGGCGGCGGAGTTGTTGTCCCCGGTGCCAACGACAGTGGTGCATCCGCTCAGGAGGGCCGACAACACAAGGCTTTTGATGAGTTTTCGTCCCAAGTTCGGTCCTTCTGCGCAATTGGTTCGCCGGCTTCTCTCGGTCGCCCGAAGTTTGTACTCAACTCTGTGCACTGACGTAGTCTTCGGGCGGATGCAGGTAGGCTGTCACGCCGGTCTCGACCAAAGGGTAGAGCGCGATGGCATGGGCATTGACCATCCGCACGCAGCCCGAACTCGCACGCCCCCCGATGGAGCGGGGATACGGCGAGCCGTGGATGCGCAGATAGGTGTCGCGATTTCCGACGTAGAGATACAGTGCCCGAGAACCTAACGGATTGGTCGGACCCGGTTCCATTCCGTCCGCGATATCCGCGTAAAGCTCCGGATCGCGCTCGATCATCGAGCGCGTTGGCGTCCAGTGTGGCCACCGGACCTTGCGCCGGATCGTGTAGGTGCCGGGCTCGTAGAGATTGCCGCGGGCGATGGCCACGCCATAGCGCATGGCCGTCCCACCGTCTTCAACGTGGTAGAGGTAACGGGCGATGGCATCGACGTGGATATCACCTGATACAAGGCCCGCCCGCGCCTCCACCCGTTGTGGAAGAAAGCGCGGATGGAGGCCCCAGGGATTGGATGTCTCCAAGTGGAAGAACGGCGGCGTTACTTCGGCGTCCCAAGCACTTTTCTGCGCCTCGCTCGGCCAGGTATCCGCCAGAACCGGCCCCGAGATAGACGGCGAGAACAGCACTGATGCGGTCACGATGAAGTGGCGCCGGGTTATGTCCTTCTTACCGGCAGCGGTCATTGTTCCGGTTCTCTCGCATCGGAGACAAGCACTTGCAACTGATCCGCATCCACGACACCGGGGACAAGTGCCTCACCGATCACGAAGGATGGCGTGCCCGTGATACCAAGGGCTTGCGTCAGGCGCATTGACGATTCTATGTGTGCGTCGATCTCCGGCGCTTCCATGTCGCGGCGCAGTTGTGCGACGTCGAGACCGATGTCTTCCGCGATCCGAAGGACGGAAGATTCCTCGGCGCGGCCGCTCATGCCCATCAACGCCCAATGGAATTCTTCGTAAAGCCCCTGTTCGCGAGCTGCCAGCGCGGCTCGGGCGGCGAAAACCGACCCTTCGCCAAGGATCGGCCATTCGCGATAGACAAGACGAACGTTTGGATCGGCCTCGAGCAGGGCCTCAATCTCGGGCTTTGCACGACGGCAATAGGGACAGTTGTAGTCGAAGAACTCCACCACCGTGACATCGCCATTCGGATTGCCCAAGACCGGCGCATTGGGGTCGCGTTCCAGCGCGTCGCGTTCCCGGGCAAGCACATTGGCCTGCGACGCAGCCTGCGCCTCGACCTGCCGGGCCTCCAGGATCGCGACCGCCTCCATGATGATCTCGGGGTTCTCGCGGATAGTTTCGAGGACCAGTTCGCGCACCCTGTCTTCGGAGAGGTCCTGGGCTGCTGCCTGGACAGGCAGCGCCAATGAAAGCGCCACCAGGATTGTCGAGATCAGTCTTTTCATGTCAGATGCCCCCATTGGCCAGATCGGCGGCCGTGCGTTCGGCCTGCGTTGCGCGCTCGCGCTCGGGCCAGGATGATTGGATATAGGCCAGGATGTTCCAGATCTCGCGATCTGTCAGGACGTCGCCGAAAGCGGGCATACCACTGTCGAACTCCACCCCTTGCAGCGCCAGAGCTTCCCGTCCACCGAGCTTCGAATATTCGAACAAGACCCGGTCGGGGTGGTGCCAGGTATGCCCGGTTTCATCGTGAGGCGGCGCGGGCAGACGTCCGGTCGCATCGGGCGTTCGCCAATCCGGCTGTCCTTCGAGGTTGGCGCCGTGGCAGGACGCGCAGCTCTGGACATAAAGCGTCTCTCCTTGCGCGATGTCCGCCGTAGCCGGCATCACCGGCATGGTGGGATCCATAGCGGCCTGCGTTGCGTCGCGCAGTGCCAGCCACACACTGGCCCCGGCAAGGCCAAGCACCACCGGCGCTGCGATCAGGATCCATGTCTTCATGTTACCCGCACCCATGTCATCATCCCGCTTTCGGCGTGGCTGAGCATGTGGCAGTGAAACAGCCAGTCGCCGGGGTTGTCCGCCACAAAGCCGATCTCGCGAGTCTCTTGCGCGGCCACAAGGAGCGTGTCGCGCATGGGGCCAACGGGACTGCCGTCGCGGGTTTCGCGGAAGTGCATCCCGTGAAGATGCATGGCGTGGGGAAAGACGGTTTCGTTAACGATCTCCAGCCGCACCGGTTCTCCAAGCGAAAGATCGGCCAGTGGGGCCTGCGTCATCTCGGCCATATCGTTGAAGGCCCAGAACCGTCCCCGCGCCGCAAGCGCGCGGAAGCCTAAGCGCTCTCCGCCCAGGAAAGCGCTATCCAACCGGCCCATGGCGCCGCCCGACATCACGAGCCGCAACGGTCGCGCATCGGCCAGCGACCGGATGCCGTCACCGCGATTGGGCGGCAGGGGTGCCGGTGCCGCGCGCGCCACTTGCGAGGTGCTGCCCGAGACAGGAAACGCCACTTGCGAGGCGGGTCGGTTGTCATTGCCGATGCGGACGAGATGCACGGTCTCGCCCGCTTCGCCTGTCACATCGACGATCAGATCGATGCGTTGCGCCGGGGCGAGGATAAGGATGTCCTCCACAGGTTCGGGTTGGGCGAGCGGCATGCCGTCGAGCGCGACCGTCCAGCCCCGCAACCCGGCCAGCTGCAACGGGAAGATCCGCGCATTCGACGCGTTGATGAGCCGCAGGCGCAGACGCATGTGCCGCTGTACCGGGATCGAAAGGTCGAATTGACCATTGGTGGTAATCAGGTTCCCGATCCGGCCGCCATGGCTCATCATCATCGGCTGGTCGAAACTGTCGTCGATCAGTGCCGTTTCCGGATCGAGCAACCAGTCGTCGAGCACGAGGGTCTCTTCGCGATCTACCTCGGGCGGTTCGGCCTCTTCAATGATCAGCGGCCCGTGCAGGCCGCGGGCGACCTGCACCCAGGAACGGTTATGCGCGTGATACCAATAGGTTCCGGCATCGGGCGCCACGAAATCATAGTCAAAGATCTGCCCCGGCGCGACGGCCTCTTGCGTCAGGCCCGAGACCCCGTCCATCGCGTTGTCGATGCGGATCCCGTGCCAGTGGACCGAAGTCGGCTCGGGCAGGTCATTGACCAGCCGCCGCTGCACCCGTTCGCCCCGGCGCACCCGGATGGCCGGGCCGGGCGCGCGGCCCTCATACCCCCAGATGGATGTCGCCGGATAACCGTCGGGGGCAAGCTGGACCGTGGCTTCGCGCGCTGTCAGGATCGCGGGCGCATGAGAGGCGGCAAGCACCTGCCGACCGCTCATCACCATGCCCAGAGTGGCGGCGGTCTGTCCGATAAAGGCGCGTCGTGTCAGCATGGCCAATACCTCCTCAACAGTGTCGAGGCGGGCGAGAGTCTCGCCCACCCCCTTGTCGTTTGAGCGTCAGGAGTCGTGGCCCATCCGGAAATCGCCAACCATGCCGGCCTCGCGGTGACCGGGCACGTTGCAGGCGAATCCGATCTCGCCACCTTCGGGGAAGGTCCAGATGACTTCGCCCGTATCGCCCGGCTCCAGCAGGACGCTGTTGGCATCGTCATGCATCATCCCGGCTTCCATCATGCGGTCATGATTGATGCTGCGCATCGTCATCATGCCTTCACGCATCATGGTACGCATTTCGTCGCGGTGGCCGTTCCAGGTTTCGTTCGTGCCGATGTTGAACTCGTGCACGGCACGTCCAACATTCACCACTTGGAAACGGATTGTCTCACCGGGTGCAACCTCGATCGTCTCGGGGCTGAAGCTCATCTCGTCCATTTCGACGATGATGGTGCGGTCGACCTGCGCGGCGTCGCCAGGTTCACCGATGCCGTCACCATCTCCATGTCCAGGGCTGGCAACCGCGATGGAAGCGGCAAGGCTGGCCGCGAGGGCGGTCCCGGTCAGAAGTGTCTTGATCATGTCTTGGTCTCTCATGTCTGTAGGTAGTTCAGGGGATTTGGTTGTGAGACGGCCCAAGGTCGCGGAGGTGGAAGATCTACGGGCGCAGTTCTTCCCCGTGTTGCTGTTTTCGCAAACGGATGACACGCGGCGCGGAAACCGCGTGCCCCGAAAATCGGTCGTGCCATCAGAATGGCGGTCGAGGAACAGGTCGGGTCGGGATGGCAGGAGCGGTCAAGCGTGTCCTCAGGCGCGGCGTGCCCGGCACTCACGCCAGCACCGTCCACGCCCACGGCGATCGCTGAATGCGCATCCGGCGTGCCTGCAAGGCCCGGCGACGGTGCGGCGAGGATTGCAAGCGCCATCATGAGCACCGCGACCAGTTCCTGGCGCGCGAAAAAAACCGATAGCACCCGCATCAATTGATCCCATTCTCGCGCTGCACCTCGCGGATGTAGCGAGCGATATACTGAACGTCGGCGCGAGTCAGGCCCTCGACCGGGGGCATGTTGCCAAAGGGCCAGTGATGCGCGCGTACGCCGTTCCGAACCGCCATCTGAAAGGCCTCGTCGGAATGATGGCTCGGTTCGTATGTGCGGTGGATCAGCGGCGGCGCGACACCGTTCTGACCAGCCGCGTTTGCCCCATGACAAGCCGCACACACGGTTTCGAAGGCGCGTTGACCAATCGCCGCCTCGGGCGACAACTGTTCGGGAAGCCTAACCTCGACGATGGGCGCGCCCTGAGCCAACTCGCTTATTGCTGTTGGGTCCGGGTGGACCATGGTCCCTGCCGGTTGCTCGACCGGTTGCATAAATTGCCAGATCGCCACGCCAAGCCCGGCGACAAACACACCGCCGATGAGAAGCCCGAGCTTGTTCATGTTCCTTGCCCTTTTCTTGCCTTTGATCTGCTCCACTCCACCCAGGCGCCGGCCAAGGCACTGTGGGTTCAGACCGCTCGAAACTTGAGGATTTTTTTTACCGGCTCTCAGCCACGTTGCAATCCGTTAGCCCCGTGTTTTTTGTAACCGAATGTATCCTTGACCTTCACCCGGAAAAGGCACCTAACGTGCGGCCGGTAGAGTGTAGCGGAGGATGTGATGTCCTGGAACCCAAGGAACTTTTTATCGAATGGTGCCAGAATGAAGCTTGGCATGCTGGCCTGTTGTGCCGTGATGCTCGTCCCGCTCGGCGCCTTTCTTTTGGCGGGCGGAACGTTCGGCGGGCTTGCGAGCAATCTTGGGCTTTTGGCGCCGCTGGCGTTGTGCCTCGGCGCGCATGTCGTGATGCATCGCATGATGGGCAGATCCTGCCACGACAGCGCAGTGAATACCCCCCAGGAGGACATCGAACAAGATCGCGACCCAGCTGCGGCGGTTGTCACGGTCAATGCTGCGCGCTGACTGGGTAGCAGCGGGTTCCGGACTGCGTCCGAAACTGGCGCTGGTTGTCCTTCTTGCGTTGGCCGGGTGCGGGACGACTTTGCAGCAGTGCCCGAATCCCGACGCCACGCAGTCAACACGTGGCGCGACATTGACGCTCCCGGATGGATGCCGTGCGGTCCAGACCGGCGCCGTTGGTGTCGTCACCCTCGCCTGCGATGGCGGACGGGTCGGTTATGCGTTCGACGCGCCCGTTTTTGCGGCGCAATGATGGCCAGGGCCTCCGGCACAAAAAGGGAATCTGTAGCGGTGACGGACAATTTCGGCAGACTGAGCCGGTTGAAACGCAGGGGCGGCTCCCGGCTGGCAGCGGCTCTTGTTGTCATGGCCACGTCGGCACCGATGGCCCCCGCCGCGACCTCGGAACAGGTAGCGACATCAGCGGTCAGCGCGCAGCTTATCACGGCGGAAAATGGTGTTGCACCCGGGGCGGGAGCGATTTCGGCAGGGCTGGCGCTGGAACTTGGTGAAGGCTGGAAGACCTATTGGCGCACGCCGGGCGAGGTGGGCTTCCCGCCCGAGATCGACTGGAGCGGGTCGCGCAATGTCGCCGAGGTCGAATTTCAATGGCCCGCGCCCGAGCGGTTCACCGCCTTCGGTATCGAGAATTTCGGCTATCATGACGAGGTGGTCTTTCCGTTGCGCATAACGCTGGAACAGCCGGGCCAGCCTGCCCATCTGTCCGCGTCCGTAACGCTGCTGACTTGTTCCGATGTCTGCGTGCCTCAGGATTTCACCCTGACGCTTGACCTGCCCCAAGGCGCGTCGATCGACCCGGACAGCGCGGCCCGCATCGCCGATTACGCGGCCCGCCTACCGGTCGGGGCCGAAAGTGGAGGTGTCCAGTCCGCCAGCGCGCACGTAGATGTCGAAGAAACCGCGCTGACAATCACCTTGCGGGGGGCCTCGCCATTCCAGACACCGGATGTGTTCCCGGAACTGGGAGAGGGTACTGCCTTCGGGGCCCCTGACATCAGGCTGGGCGAGAATGGCCGCCTGCTCTGGGCGCGCTTGCCCATCCTTTCGCCGCCCGACGACCCGACGGCCGGCCTGTCGCTCACAGTGACCGACGCCCGTGGTTGGGCCGTGACCGTGACGCCTGACAGGCTCGAGACTGCGTCGCTCCCGCCCTACACGGAAGGACGCGCCGCCGCGCCGCTGTCCAGCATGGTCTGGATCGCGCTGACGGCCTTCCTCGGCGGGTTGATCCTGAATGTCATGCCCTGCGTGCTACCGGTACTGTCGATCAAGCTGTCCTCTGCCGTGAAACTGGAGGGTGCCCGTCGCGCTACCGTTCGATGGGGATTTCTCGCCTCGGCCGCAGGAGTCATGGCTTTCATGTGGGGCCTTGCGACCGCGCTGTTTGTGTTGCGGCAGGCAGGTGTTACCGTCGGCTGGGGCCTGCAATTCCAGAACCCGGTTTTCCTCGCTTTGATGATCGGTCTCCTTGCCATTTTCGCGGCGAACCTCGCGGGCGCCTTCGAGGTCGCTCTGCCTGCTGGTCTGCAAACCCAGCTTGCCCGCGCGGGAGGTGCCAAGGGGCATGGGGGCGATTTCCTGACCGGTGCCTTCGCAGCGGTACTTGCCACGCCCTGCTCCGCGCCCTTTCTCGGGACAGCCATCGCTTTCGCGCTGGCAGGGCGCGGTGTGGACATTGCGCTGGTCTTCACATTTCTCGGGCTGGGGCTCGCAGCCCCTTACCTTCTGATTGCCGCTCGCCCGGGCCTGGTCCGCCATCTTCCAAGGCCGGGGCGATGGATGATCGCGCTGCGCGTCGTGCTGGGCCTTCTTCTGGCGGTCACCGCGGCTTGGCTGGTCTGGGTGATGCAGGGTGTCGCGGGAACGGCCACGATGCTCGTGGTTGTTGGGGTGACGGCAGGCGTCGTTCTGCTGCTGTCGTTGTCGAGGTTCCGGGGCACAGTTCGTGCCGGGCTCGCGCTGCCCCTCGTGGGGGTCATGCTCTTCGGGGCAGCGTATCTGGCCGACACATCAGCGCCCCGCGCGCTTTCGTCTCAGGTGACCGAATGGGTGCCCTTCGACCGGGCAGAGATCGCGCGCCGCGTCTCGCGGGGCGAGGTTGTGTTCGTGGATGTCACGGCCGACTGGTGTCTGACGTGCAAGGCGAACAAGGCGCTCGTGCTCGACCGTGACCCTGTCGTCTCGGCGCTTGCCGCAGAGGGCGTCACACCCATGCAAGCTGATTGGACCCGGCCCGACCCGGCGATTTCACGCTACCTGGAAAGCTTCGGCCGTTACGGCATTCCGTTCAATGCGGTCTATGGCCCGGCAACCCCGGACGGCGTCGTCTTGCCGGAACTGCTGACCCCGGACGTGGTCATGGCGGCGCTCGACGATGCCGCAGGGGAAGAACGGGATATCGCCGGTCAGCCCTGAATGCACGCTGCCGCACCTGTTTCCGGCTGCGGCAGGTGAGGTTCATGGCGTGGCTCTCGCGCCGGCCTTACCCCGCAGCGGCGGGCCTGGCACAGAACCGCCGCTCACTTTTCCAGCACCTTGCGCCGCCGGTCGAACTCATCCTCGTCGATCTCGCCCGAAGCAAAGCGTTCGCGCAGGATCTCCATTGCATCGCGCTTCCCGGGGTTGCTGCTGCGCTGGTTGTCGGTGAGCCATTTCACCGCGATTACGATCAGGGCGATGATGATGCCCCAAAACACAATCATCATAAGCCCGCCAAATATGCCGAATCCACCACCCCACATCATGTGACCGTATCCTTCCTGCCAGTTTTCCATGGGGTCCGCAGCGGCCAGTGTCGGCGCCGAAAGACTGCTGATTGCCCAGATTGCCAATCGTTTCATTTCATTATTCCTTCCGTTGTCTCGCGTCGTTGATGGCTGCGCCCTCTGCCAGCGGGATGAGGATCGATGCCTTCAGACCGCCTTCGGGACGGTTTTCAAGCCGGATGTCACCGCCGTGTCCGCGCACGATCGCCCGTGCGATGGCAAGGCCCAGCCCATGCCCCCCGGTTTCGAGCGAACGGGAGGCTTCCAGCCGGTGAAACGGCGCGAAGACCTCTTCGAGTTCATCCTGGGGGATTCCGGGGCCACAGTCGGTAATCTCGATTGCCAGATCGTCGCCTGCGCGGTGCCAGCCGACCGTGGCCCCGCCCCCGTAACGCGTGGCGTTCTCCACAAGGTTGCGAACGGCCCTGCGCAGGGCAAGGGGGCGTATACGCAGCGTCATCGGGGGGCCACCGGACAATTCGAACGGCGTGGCCTTGTCGTCTGCCTGTGTTTCGAGCCAGTCGGGCAGGTCGACGACCTCCGAGGTTTCCCGCCCCGCCAGCCCCTGGGCGAAATCGAGCGTGGCCTCGGCCATGGCCTGCATCTCGTCGATGGAAGCGATCAGGCTCTCGCGGGTCTTCTCGTCCTCGACGAGTTCGGCATCAAACCGCATTGCCGTGAGAGGCGAGCGCAGATCATGGCTGACCGCGGCGAGAATGCGGGTGCGATCCGCGACAAAGCGCGTCAGCCGGTCCTGCATGCGATTGAACGCGCGGGTAAGGTCGCGCACCTCATCAGGGCCGGCGACAGGCAACGGGTCACGCGCGTCGCCGCGCCCCAGGTCCTCGGCGGCGCGCGACAAATCTCGCAGGGGGCCCGTCAGACGGGTCATCACGAACCAGAATGCCGCGACGAGGATCAACGCGGCCGTCAGCCCGAAAGCGAGGAAGGACGACAGGGGCCACTGCAATGGCGGGCGTTCGAACCGGGTGTCGACGTTCAGCCACTGGCCGCCGGACAGTGCAATAGACAGGGTCAGCTCGACCGCCTGCATCCGGCCGCGCATCATTTCCTGATGCATCTCGGCCATCTGCGGGGACAGGTTCGGGATCGGATGAAGGGGGCTTGCGGTTTCCCTTAGGTTGACCCGGATATCACGACTGAAGCCGTCACCCAGCAAGGCCCGGATGCGCGTTTCGATATAAGCGGCATGATGGTGATCGGGCGTGGTCACGCTTGGGGCAGGCGCAAGGTCGAACCGAACGAGTGGTGAATTTGCCGCCCGCACGATAGACGCGGACAGATCGGGCGGCGCGTCTTCCAGCAGGCGAACGACATTGGCGGCGCGTCCTGCTGCCTCGAAGCCAAGGGCGGCGCGGACGGCCAGGCTGCGCTCGTCCGTGAAGAGCCACAGGCTTACCGCCTGCGCGATGGCCAATGCCCCGAGGATGAGGATCACGAGCTGCGAACGCAGGCTGCCTATGCGCAGCCGGGTCATGCGACCACCTCGACATCCGTGTTCAGACTGTATCCCTGGCTTCGGATGGTAGTGATGAGCGTCGGGCGCAACGGGTCCATCTCGATCTTGCGTCGCAGCCGACTGATCTGGTTGTCGATCGTACGGTCGAGCGGTCCCGCCGCGCGCCCCGCCGTAAGATCGAGAAGCTGCTCTCGGCTCAGAACCGTGCGCGGACGCGCCAGAAGGACCGTCAACAGCCGGAAATCCGCTGTCGTCAGTTGCAGGCGATTGCCGTCCCGGTCGATCAGAACGTGTGCGTCGGTATCCAGCGTCAACCCGCCAAAGCGCAGAATGCGGCCTGAAAGGTCTCCGGCATCGCTTCTCTCCTGAGATGTGCGGCGCAGGACCGCCTTGATACGCGCGAGAAGCTCGCGCGGGTTGAACGGTTTCGGGAGGTAATCGTCCGCGCCGATCTCGAGGCCCACGATCCTGTCCTGATCCTGCCCGAGGGCCGTGAGCATGATGATCGGAAGCCGTTTCTCGGCCGACAAGCGCTTGCAGATCGAAAGTCCGTCTTAGCCCGGCATCATGACGTCGAGCACCATCAGGTCGAAGTGACCTTTGGCGAGCTTCTCGTCCATGTCCCGGGCATCCTTGGCCGCCGTTGCCCGCATGCCGTTTCGTTCCAGGAATCGCGCGACCGAGTCCCGTATCTGGCGGTGATCGTCGACGACGAGGATATGCGGCAAACTGTTCATACATCTCATCTGGCAGTGTGGCGACGCGCGGTCAGCACCGGGATTGTAACGCTTTGTATCAGGTACCTGCGTTGCGACGAACGGATACAAGATCGGCAATGACGCAGCCTTGGTCTTCCCTATTGTTTTCCCATGTCGGTGAGGCGTTTCACACGAGAAAGGATACAGACATGAAAACCAGAGCGAAACTCGCGGCGACGACCGTCATTCTGATAGCAATCGGCGGGGCTGCGCTGGCCTCGGGCGATCATGGCCACGGTGGACAAAGTGCCCCGGCTGCGCAAGGTCCCGGCGCCGGCAACCATGACATGATGCAGATGATGATGCGGATGCATGGGCAGATGATGGGAGGCGGCATGGGCATGATGGGATCCGGTGGGCCCATGGGCGGAATGGGCCAGGGCATGATGGGCGGCGGAGCGTCGCTGATGGGAATGGGTCTGGAGCGGTTCGACGCCGATGGCGATGGCTCGGTGACGCCCGAAGAAGCCCATGCAGGACTGCAAGCTCTGCTGGCGGAATATGACGCCGATGGCAATGAAGCTCTGTCGCTCGCCGAATTCGAGACGCTCCACAGCGCGCTCATTCGTGAAGCCATGGTGGACCGCTTCCAGTTCCTCGACGACGATGGAGACGGCGCGGTGTCGGTGGCAGAGATCGTCAAGCCCGCCGACATGATGGAGCGCATGCAGACGATGCGCGACGGCATGATGCCTGGGATGATGCGCGGGCCGAACGATGGGATGATGGGTGACGGCGGCATGCAGGGCAACGGTAGTATGATGGACGACAACTGAGCCTGATGTACCGTCACCCCTTGCCCGGCCCCGCAGGATGCTGGGCCGGGCCAAACCCCTGAAAGGACAGACAGAATGGCATATACACATGACCGCCTGATGGCGGACACCGGCCTGGACGAAGCAGAGGCACGGGTGCGCGCGGCGCTGGCAGACGCTGGCTTCGGCGTTCTGACCGAGATCGACGTCAAGGCCACGATGAAGAAGAAAATCGACAGGCACATGGACGGCTACAAGATCCTGGGCGCCTGCAACCCGAACATGGCATGGGAGGCAATCGGGTTGGAGCCACGCATCGGCGCGATGTTGCCCTGCAACGTGATCCTGCGCAGCGTGGACGGCGGCACCGAGGTCAGCGCCATCGACCCCGTGGCCTCGATGCAGGCGGTGAACAATGCCGAATTGCACAAGGTCGCAGGGCAAGTCCGCGAGATGCTCGTGCACGCGGTGGATGCGGCCTGAAGGAGACAACCGATGACAATGGCACACGGTCGGCGCGTCTTCGTTCTTGGGCTGGCGGCAGCGCCTGTCACCCTCGTCACGTCTCCCCTGACCGCACAGGCCCGGACAATCTGGTCGGCAGACGAGGCCTACGACGCCCTTCTCGCAGACAGTGCGCGTGTGATCGATGTGAGGTCGCGCGAGGAATGGCTGGAAACCGGCGTCGGGGCCGGGGTCTGGCCGATCAGCATGCACGAGGACCGTTTTCCAGATCGGCTCTTTGCGGCGAAAGCGCTGGCCGGATCTCGCAACGTCGGCCTAATCTGCGCGACCGGGGGGCGTTCGGCGTCCCTGCTCCGTGCGCTCAGGCAGGCTCGCTACGATGGCTACGTGGACATCTCCGAGGGAATGCTGGGATCTCGCCGGGGCCCCGGCTGGCTTGCTGCCGGTCTGCCCGTGGTTCCGCTGGATGCAGCGCTTGCTTCGATGCCGGAGGACCTTGCCTGACGTGCCAGAAGAGAGCGCCTCAAAGAGAAATCACTACCTGTCCCTCGGCAAGGGTGCCGCCCTTGTCGTCGGCGCCGTCCTTGGGCTGGGCCTCGTTGGCTGGGCTGCAGGATGGTGGTCGTTCGACCTGGACCGGGTGACGGTCGAGACGTGGGTCGCGAGTGCCGGGCCCTTGGGACCGCTCGCGGTCGTCTTCCTCATGACAGTCGCGGTCGTTGCCAGCCCCATTCCCAGCGCACCGATCGCGCTGGCTTCGGGGGCCGCTTATGGCCACTACGCCGGTACTCTATATGTCGCCCTTGGATCCGAGATCGGTGCGCTTGTGGCTTTCCTCATCGCTCGAGGTTTGGGGCGTGGACCGGTCGAGCGTCTTCTTGGCGAAAGGGCCGACTACGGTCTGCTGGGGTCGCAGAACGCGTTGACGCTCACGGTTTTCGTGAGCCGTCTCCTGCCCTTCGTCTCTTTCGACGCGATGAGCTATGCAGCCGGGCTCAGTCGGTTGCACTTCTGGCGCTTCGCCCTCGCCACGATGGCCGGCATCCTGCCCGCGAGTTTCGTACTCGCGCATTTCGGCAGCGCTGCGATGGAGGGCAGCATCGGAAGCGCCGAGTGGATCGCCCTCGGACTGGGCCTCATGACAGGCCTTCCCCTCCTGCTGGTTGCGCTTCGCCGTGGCGCAACTTCGAGAAAGGACGATCCGGCGAAAGACACCACGGAGGCTGGTCGATCATGAGTTCGGACTACAAGAAGAACAGCCTCAGCCTGCCCGACGCCGTGGCGATGGGAACGGGCGTGATGATCGGCGCCGGTATCCTTGCACTGACCGGGCAGATTGCCGAACTGGCGGGCCCGTTGTTCCCATTGGCGTTTGTCGCGGGCGCCGTTGTGACCGCATTCAGCGCCTACACCTACATCAAGATGTCGAACACCTGGCCGTCCGCGGGCGGCATCGGCATGATCCTCAAGAAGGCCTATGGACCGACAACGGTTGCCGCTGGCGCGGCACTCCTGATGGCCCTTTCGATGGTCATCAACGAAAGCCTGGTTGCACGGACCTTCGCCACCTACCTGATGCGCGGTCTGGGGATGGAGCCGGGCGGCTGGCTCGTCCCGGCAATCGGTGTCGGCCTCATCGTTTTCGCCTACCTTGTGAATGCCTCCGGGAACAGATCGGTCGGCCTTCTGTCGCAGATCATGGCGGTCCTCAAGGTTGGAGGGATCGCGCTCTTCGGCATCGCGGCGCTGTGGGCGGGCGGTGTCTCCTTCGAGGCGACGGGCGGCGGGGAAACGGGCGTCGCCGGTTTCGTCGCATCGCTT from Rhodobacterales bacterium HKCCA1288 harbors:
- a CDS encoding L,D-transpeptidase, encoding MTAAGKKDITRRHFIVTASVLFSPSISGPVLADTWPSEAQKSAWDAEVTPPFFHLETSNPWGLHPRFLPQRVEARAGLVSGDIHVDAIARYLYHVEDGGTAMRYGVAIARGNLYEPGTYTIRRKVRWPHWTPTRSMIERDPELYADIADGMEPGPTNPLGSRALYLYVGNRDTYLRIHGSPYPRSIGGRASSGCVRMVNAHAIALYPLVETGVTAYLHPPEDYVSAQS
- a CDS encoding DsbA family protein, yielding MKRLISTILVALSLALPVQAAAQDLSEDRVRELVLETIRENPEIIMEAVAILEARQVEAQAASQANVLARERDALERDPNAPVLGNPNGDVTVVEFFDYNCPYCRRAKPEIEALLEADPNVRLVYREWPILGEGSVFAARAALAAREQGLYEEFHWALMGMSGRAEESSVLRIAEDIGLDVAQLRRDMEAPEIDAHIESSMRLTQALGITGTPSFVIGEALVPGVVDADQLQVLVSDAREPEQ
- a CDS encoding DUF2933 domain-containing protein; its protein translation is MKLGMLACCAVMLVPLGAFLLAGGTFGGLASNLGLLAPLALCLGAHVVMHRMMGRSCHDSAVNTPQEDIEQDRDPAAAVVTVNAAR
- a CDS encoding cytochrome c, which encodes MNKLGLLIGGVFVAGLGVAIWQFMQPVEQPAGTMVHPDPTAISELAQGAPIVEVRLPEQLSPEAAIGQRAFETVCAACHGANAAGQNGVAPPLIHRTYEPSHHSDEAFQMAVRNGVRAHHWPFGNMPPVEGLTRADVQYIARYIREVQRENGIN
- a CDS encoding cytochrome c, with protein sequence MGAGNMKTWILIAAPVVLGLAGASVWLALRDATQAAMDPTMPVMPATADIAQGETLYVQSCASCHGANLEGQPDWRTPDATGRLPAPPHDETGHTWHHPDRVLFEYSKLGGREALALQGVEFDSGMPAFGDVLTDREIWNILAYIQSSWPERERATQAERTAADLANGGI
- a CDS encoding copper-binding protein, with amino-acid sequence MIKTLLTGTALAASLAASIAVASPGHGDGDGIGEPGDAAQVDRTIIVEMDEMSFSPETIEVAPGETIRFQVVNVGRAVHEFNIGTNETWNGHRDEMRTMMREGMMTMRSINHDRMMEAGMMHDDANSVLLEPGDTGEVIWTFPEGGEIGFACNVPGHREAGMVGDFRMGHDS
- a CDS encoding multicopper oxidase family protein — protein: MLTRRAFIGQTAATLGMVMSGRQVLAASHAPAILTAREATVQLAPDGYPATSIWGYEGRAPGPAIRVRRGERVQRRLVNDLPEPTSVHWHGIRIDNAMDGVSGLTQEAVAPGQIFDYDFVAPDAGTYWYHAHNRSWVQVARGLHGPLIIEEAEPPEVDREETLVLDDWLLDPETALIDDSFDQPMMMSHGGRIGNLITTNGQFDLSIPVQRHMRLRLRLINASNARIFPLQLAGLRGWTVALDGMPLAQPEPVEDILILAPAQRIDLIVDVTGEAGETVHLVRIGNDNRPASQVAFPVSGSTSQVARAAPAPLPPNRGDGIRSLADARPLRLVMSGGAMGRLDSAFLGGERLGFRALAARGRFWAFNDMAEMTQAPLADLSLGEPVRLEIVNETVFPHAMHLHGMHFRETRDGSPVGPMRDTLLVAAQETREIGFVADNPGDWLFHCHMLSHAESGMMTWVRVT